CACCTGCACTATCACCACCTAAGAAAACACTAGAAAAGTTGCAATTTTTAATCCACCATTCACATTCATCATTAGCTTCATTTTGATACAACAATTTTTGTTTCAACCATGTTAATGCTTTTAATCCGTCATCATAAGGTGCTGGAAGAGGATTTTCTGGTGCTAATCTATAGTTAACTGACATAATTAAGCACTCAACTTTGGAAGATAACTTAGCTAGGAAATCATGGTAGCAACTCCAAGCTGCAGAACCAACACAAAAGCCACCACCatgaaaataaatcaacaaagGTAGTTTTTTTTGGGAAATTGGAACATAGAAACGTGCCCAAATGTTTGTAACATTGTCAATGATTATGTCTCTGGAAATAATGTTAAGATTTGGATTTAAATCACAAGTGACAAATGGAACAATATTGGGTCGTTCTACATATCCATCTTTGTGAACTTTAATTAGACCTTTGATTTCTTCAACCAcgtaagaagaagaagaagaagaaccaTGTTGTTGTTGATAGTCTTTAGTGCCATATTGTGTATTAAGGCTTAGATTTGAGGTGAGAGCAGTCATTACTTTTGATGATTGAAGGGAGAAATAAAAGAATGAATggaatttattttgtgattggGTTTGAAGCCATTCCTTTATATATACAACATGAGGCAATATTAGAGATCGATGTAAAAGTTACTTAATTtgctataaattataaaagatggCAAATTAAAATAGTTGCAAGTAAACGATGCATATGATGGACAAACAATAAATTCTCCtatgtttcaaaataattaacatatttgattattttatacaaatttaaaaagatgatgaataaaatagaaagaaatttaattttatcaaattattcttattaattattgaaatattttaattatcataaatgcaaagtgtgaataataaattataaggaatacacataataataattagatgatacaattataaataaataaataaaaactaaaactgcATTGAAAACTAAAAGTATTGTTCTTTATAagacaaattatttttacaaatataataattatcgTAAGACTGAGTAGTaaagtgtaatattttaatttcaacatATTATTTTGCGTTGAAAATTGATTTCATAGTAATGTTGAGAAGtgtgaatatattttaaatgagacATATAATATGATACAGATAGAGTATTTGTTTTATGTGTTAAAAATGCTACATTAAATTAGATGACATTTATGTGTACCATAGAAGACATAATCACTTTACAAACCAAATTTAAAGGCTGAGTTAGGCAAATGTCTCCACGTGAATTGATGTGGTGGGTCATCATAATTCTCAAATGCACCTCCAATTTATTTGAAGAGTTCATAACTTATAAGCAACCATGTCAATAGGTTTAATATAGTCATATTGAGCAATAAAAAAGAAGAGGAAAAGCCTCTTAAAAGTGTTGTAGCATGAAATTGTTGACATTTTGAGAAACAATTTGAGCTTAGTGGAGTGCAAACGCTACGGGCTAACATTAGGTTGTCTCCCATTGGCATCATTTCTATGAGACATTGCATAAATGAAATGTTGAATTAAAGCATTAGTtcttgatttttcttttgaaaatgaTAGTTTGTGGTCATGCTTTGTGGCATGCctttttttatgagaaaaaaaaaattataagaaaaatttaagGTGAGGAGATTGTGTCTTAGTTcaatgtataaaaataatttatgattgattgattatataaaaataaatttgtatttctttttttttaaaatacattagtCGAAATTGAATATGCAACATGTCGAATCCAATATCAAGATGTGACATATCATTTTATTGCATTTTAAGACCCTTAAatcatataattgatttttttacgTCCATTCAATTTGTTCCTTATCTTTGGAACttcaaaataaagaattggAGTTTTGAGATCAAGAATTATTGCTTGTCGTTTGAATTACATTGGTGCATCTTCTATATAGCTTTTCTTTTTTCAAGAATGAAATATTATGACATAGACTAGTTATTGAGAACTTGGATATTGGATTGGCTGATAGCCAAAAGGCTATGTAGAGAGGATATTTGAgaattgttaaatttttaattaatattgtacTTCTAATttgtcaacaacaaaaatattgtatttgtatattttttgaatttcataAATATCCTTTATAAAATTTCACCCAAATATTGTTAATTGTAATAATTCAGTTCTTATCGGTACTGTTAATCACAATTTTCTCGCTCTCCTTCTACCTTGTGTAAATctgtcaacaacaaaaatattgtatttgtatattttttgaatttcataAATATCTCTTATAAAATTTCACCCAAATGTTGTTAATTGTAACAATTCAGTTCTTATCGGTACTGTTAATCACAATTTTCTCGCTCTCTTCCACCTTGTGAAAATAACGAATTTTTCACGACTCGCTCCCTCgtgaaaataatgaatttttaccTTTCATGAGAAGAACCCGATACGTAGAAAATAACGGTAAGAATCGGATTGTTATAGTAATATTtgacaatatataaaaataaaaataaaaggttaTATATCTAACAAACAAATAGATTAGGTAGCTTTTTTCTTGCGCTCGCTACTAAACTCATCCTTGTGTTTCTAGAAATGTACATCCAAATCAtacaaatttttgtaaaatatggaCTTTAATTGCATATatctaaagtttttttttaagggTCTATTTGGTTCAATGGAGGGAAGTGCATGGGAAGGGAATAGagatatgtttggtttaaaaaatatgagaggagaatttttaaatgatttatgtgtatttaATCATCTCTCTCTTTCAAATTCTCTCAAAATAGAGGtagaataaaatgaatttttaaagtGATGTTACTCCTCTCCTACATTTATCGTCAACCAAACACATGCTAATgtatagactttttttttttcaatacctAATGCATCGTTCATTCAAGTTGATGTTTTGGAtggagatttttttttcttcaaaattttggGTGGAGATAGTAGCCcacaaaattaatcatttttagaTAAAGGTGTTAATAGGTTATGTCGTTCGTCAGAGCCCTATAACCTGACCTATTTATAGCTTAgtatgtttaataaaaaagttatacttagactttttttaaagtctattaatttaaatagttcAGGCTCAAGTTTATAAAAAGCTTATTATGTCTGATAGACcagcatatatatttttttttattaatattagtatttgttattttaaattttttaattatgggttcaatttattttttatttttttggaaggTTGTTGCATACTTGTTAGTTATAAGTGTATTAGATTTGGTTATATATAAAGGTATTGTttaacctatttaaaaaaatatataaaatatactatttaaattctttaaattgaaacatatttttaaataggctttcagtTCAAGCCATACTTTTTAAAAAGATCGAGACCTTTCAAAACCTTGTCTGAtttggcctattcccaccctaCTTGTGGATGTGCCATTTGGTGGTATTCAAAAGCCCTATAAGAAAAGCCCAATAAATGTGTCTCTTAGCGGGCCCATAAATGGTTTTCTCCAACAGAATCTTCAGCCAACCGCTGTTTAGAAACTTAGATTTGTCGTGACACCAGTAGCGATCGAACTCAAAACCTGTCATACCTATGGGATCTCTTTTAAAATGGCAATCTTACAATTCGTATGAATGAATCTCGTATCAACTATCAAATAGCAATACTCATTCACTCAATTACTAATCATAATACACATACAGATTCCtagtttgatttcttttttttatcttatccTAGTTGTTGATTTAATTGCATGGGTCACGTAGTTGAACCATGTATTGTTATTTACCATAAAGAAATGATACCAATATCAAGTTAAAATTAGTTATAGCAATCCAAATATTAGCATATAGTAATAAGTTTGACCTTTATATTGTTAGTAGTGACTTATGAGATGTGAATATGTGATCCAACACCAACAAGATTATCTTAATTGATTGCCCTtcgtatatatattattattatttaaaacacgATCAAGACAATTTTAGAAGCAATATAcataaattgatatttaatttttttaatgttaaccCAAACCATGAGCATGTCTGATGTTGATGTATGGTGAATAATAATGCCATTAATTTCATTAAGAATAATCGTAAAAACTCTTCTGATTCACTAAATTTGCCAACATTTTCAATGacatcattataaaataatcaaacactTGCTAACTAACGTACCAAATAGCACCATATTCTTCCAACTTGGACACTAtagaaaatgatatttatttacaGTCATTGACCACTAAATACTTATCTCTTATGTTCCTCCAACATTATACATAAACCTCCTAAcccaattattttatatttcataatttataattttatttcatcaaccTTTTAgcctaaacttataattttcttagaaagtttattaatattaaatcttGTTAATATGGAGATTAATTCAGATCCTAGTGTTTTGTTAGAGACAGAGAACGAGGATGATATTTTTTATGCCGAGATTAAGAGGAGGATTTTGGCTTTGACATCTGAAGAAGACAATGAAGATTTagttgaaaccaaaaatttcaacaCATTTAATTATGACACTAATGATGGTTCAAACAGgttaatttacaatttaaacAGTGCAATTATACCTAcgcaaaatttttatttatgggAAACAGAGAGCTCAGATTCACCACCTGTTTGGTTAGTGAACTTATGGAAGAATGGTAAAGGTACTGGAGTGTTCATTCCACAAGTTTCATGCAGACAAAATCAAAGACCAGGTacaattttcatcttttttttttattcatttatagaGTTAGTAAATTAGTGATTATGTTAGTTGGAACTATTTGCGAAAATTGTTATTTTAGTCACTATTGTGATGCTTTTTATTTTTGGCAGCAAGAATGAACAATAGGAGGAGAAGAACCTATAGACCAGTGGTGAATAAGAAATGAGGAAGTTTGTATTTagtgtaaaaaaattgaatacttTAGCTTGTTATGATGATTCATTCAAAGAAAAAGTGCAGAAGAATAAGCGAGAATAGGCTGTACAAAATTCTCTTTCAATTATCTTATTGTTTTTATTCAACTTTCATGATATCTATGTATAGAATGaacttttgaaatttgtttAATGCAATTTTGTACCTATTCTAGATTGAAAAAAGAAACATGGAAGTGCAGACATTAAAATTTCTTATATCAAGTTAACATATGAGAAAATAATTGGAATGATATATCTATAGCAATTAGTTTCAGTCCACAACATCCCCTTGAAGTGACAATATACATAACATTTATCAATAGTTAAAAACTTGTACACATGATTATGTAGGTAATTAGATCAGCAGTTAAGGAAAAACAAGGTTTCTTATCAATGAAGCCGTTTGATTATTCGCCCGGTTCATACTTTGAACATGGCAGCGATGCATCACTGAGATCCTAAACACTAGTGATGCACTATAGAACATTAGAATAATGTGTCAGTTCCCTAGTATTCTTTAGGACATGCTAACCATAATGAATTAAGTGCTCGAATTCGCGAAATGAAATCATTTATGACGAGGAGAGCACGAGCAGCTTGGTGCGCGGTCAAAATTCGACGCAGCTGTTGCAGTGTTTGTTGCCTCAATAAGTCAGCCTAAGAAAAACAATAGTTACAATGTTACACACAATTAATTTGTGGAATAAGATAATGTTAGAACAGCAACTCAATCTAAAAGAATAGAGAACAcacaaagcaaagaaaacaagaTATTTGGTAACAAAGATTACAtgtcttaaaattaattattataccTGATGAAGGAAAGTTTCTAGTGTTGAAAGCTTGGCCATTGCCATAGCCATTTGGCCCATGTACTCAGCAACATCTCCAGATGCATTGGAAGAAAGTGTCTCAGAAAGAGATTGTTGCAATGCTTCCATTCCTTGAGATAATGCATCCTCAGCCTGCTGAGAAGAATGCTGCAGATTGTATATCCCTATCAACTGCTGATCTGTTAACGCCTCAACGTGGTTTCTAACTATCTGAGAATAAAACCGAACCGAGAATGAGGTTCAGTGTTCAAACTCTGGCTAGCTGAGAtggtaaattaaatataaattacctTGAGAAGTTCGGACCATCGGAATCCACCAAGCCACATGAAACATCTTTCTGCAGGTGTTTTCCATAAACCGGAAAGTATGTGAAATACATCAGCCTTTGCTCCTATGCTCTTCAACCTGTATAATTCATCATAATGTGCCATGACACCATCTACAAGGAGATGCAGTTCATTATCTCCCGTTTGTGAATTTAAAGCTGATCGTATGTCATTGATTAGTCGTTGATTCTCATCAACCCAACGCGCATAGTCCATATCGAATGCGAACGTGCCTGAATAAAATACTTCATTTAGTCACATACTCAAAAGTACATCATTTATGCATTCTAAAGAAATGCACATCATAAATTGCAGTGAAAATATCAAAAGTACTATAGTTTCTGTTTGAAAACATGTACTAAACACAAACACTGTGTTTCCACCACTAAGAAGCTCAAGGTACTTCACCTGAATTACCATTTCCAACCACTGAATGACCATGATCTCCTGTAACTCCGGACGCAACAAACACACCCTATGgagaaaaataaagcaattcattgaaaaatataagaatgataacaaaattaaattaaacagaAATTTCTTTTCTAATGGAAAATTTTGGTTTTAGATGATTCGGCAGGTAAGTTGTTGGACCTGTTGACGTACTTGTTGAAGCTCTTGCTCTATTTGAGCAAGCCTAACTCGACTATTCTCCAATTGTTGCACATATGCCTatttaaaaccaaaaattataaattattcagTTATGTTTCAATGTAAAGCATCAAGATTTGCAGTCCCTTTAACAAAATAGACATAATTTTAGTCAATTCAATGCAACAGAATATCTCTTCCAAGACTAAGTGTCAAATAAGATTATCATTTAAAAACACTTATGAATAAATAAGTATTATAAGATTCTTGCATTAACCTTTGCATCTAAATTAGTCATAAGGCCCCCTTATGCATCTCAATTTTGTAGAAGGTCTCTTATTTTGCTACTTCATAAAGGTTTATAAGTTTGTAAGGACTTTTAAGCTGACACAAAAAGAAGAACAAGGAGCTTGATAAGGGATTCAGGTAGTGTGCAGTCACGACCCCGTGACTTCATCCAGTTAACCACATATAGAACGGTCTAGAACTCTAGATGTGACTGACTGCGTATAGTCACACTGCACACAATCCAAATCCGTCGGATAGCTCTCTTGAGAGATATACTATCGCATAACCTAGGCTCGCGCGCACACACACATCACATGTTAGGATCAAAGCAACTACCTTTTTCCTTAAGCGACTTTTCCTTGCAGCCTCGCGATTCTGCGCTAACCTACGTAGAGACTAGAAAAATGCAACCACATCCATAAATAAATGTAATGGCAGCAATAATGAAACATAACTTGAATTGAAGCACAAAGTCACAAACTAAAATGTTGATGCAATACAAAAAAAGTAACAACCTTGTGCTCTTCAGCATTATTATCCTTAGTCTTACATTGATCCTTGGAATCAACAACTACAAGGTTTCCATTCTCAACACCATTGCACCAAGACACGGTCGAGAAACACTGCAATATTAGGACATAACCACTCCTTCATACTTACAtacataaacaaataataatgtgaattcaagttttaattttatattagcAATACTTATATGCaattaagattaatattaaaGGCAATGAAAAAGCAATACTTGATTGTTGTTTTTATCATCAATATCTGTTGTTGAAGTATCTTCAGTGTTTTGAGTGTTATCTGCCATGCCTGAAGAAGCTGAACCAATCCTCTATACAAAAAACATTGCATTTCATTCCAACCCCAAATTTAATCAGATAATACTTTTCATTGTTATATACTTTTGATTGTTATAcactaaatttatttatataaatatattattagagagagagagagagagagagaataaaTACAGTGTTGAATGTTCCATACTGCAAGTTATTTGCAACAACAGCGACATTACTAGACTTTTCACCAAACACAGAACCTAGAATgtgataaaaacaaaaacaaaaatgaaaatattaacaaataaggtactgttatattttattatatgtttattagagagagagagacttGATGTTAAATCAACAGTATGGTGTTGTTGGAATGAAGGATGAGGATCAAAGAAAGACGTTGGATTAAGGTTGAATTCATCTCCCCTGTTTCAAAACAGAGAAACTCTGTTTTAAATAACAAGTTTTtctactattaaaaaatatgggGGTGTGAATAGTAAAAAAAGTTTTATGAACAGAAAGAAACGTAATTTACCGAAACAAGAAGGAAGAATGAGAATAAAATGGTGAGGCTGGTTCAGTTGCATTGAAGCTTTGCATTTTTGTTTAGTTAACTGCAAACAACAAACTATATTTGGGAAATCATTGTCATGATTATGAGTTTTGTGTTAAACAACTTAGTGTGTGGATGCACAAAATGAAAATGCCGTTTTTTTAGCATGAAAATGAGATTGGTTTGGTTTGATGTTACTTTAAGAAGAGTGTTGTGTTGCGTATCAATACCAACGAATGACTCATTTTGCTGTTGTTTGCTACCACTAAATGCTTGGTGcattcattaattaaataaattaatttaatttatatacattatttttattaaatataaatataaaaaaattatatttatataattaatcgTGATTTATcgtctatataaaattttgtataccacataaatattaaattttataacaatataGTATTAAAATCTGTCCTATTTTTGGAGCCTTAAATTAATTACATCATCAATTCAGAGCATAGGAAAGGGATAACGAGAAGATTTTGGTTGTTTGCATGCTTCTCTCTCTAGGATCCTACAGTCATAGATGTGATCTTTTTCGTTTTGTGTTCTCACTCTTTCAGGCCTGCGAGCAACTCTTATATGAGAATTTGGATTTAGTGCACTTACAGAAACATGATGTAACTGATCTTAACCATTCAATTTCAGATCACTGGTTGAGATCGTTTTAACTTAAAACACAGTTTTTATCTAAACGTTTGATTTCGTATTAAAAGTGGTGTGTGTAACTGCATGAATATTTTACTGTAGGGAATCTGAGTCTCTTATATGGCAGAACACCAAATTAAGAATGTTTGACataaatacacaaataaaaGAATAGGAGTTGTGTGtgcgtattttttttttttaatctggagTTGTGTTTATGTAAtatttgttcaaaatataaaaatatgaaaactaCAGTATATTCgataaaataagattaaaaaaaatgaaattgaatgGTCTTTTTTCACTTTTCACTAAATCTCTCTTCGTActttatatttctcttttaattttacttaaagAATAATAAGATTGAGAAAGATaaggaataaaaaatatatataacggATGAAAAGATTTAATTTCAACTATGATATGAGAAAGGTTAAATAATCACTTCAACTTTGGTCTATAAATtgtaatagtatttttttaaaaataaaatcataaaaaaatactaattatcaataaatttaatattgaataAATACTTTATTCATTTCTTGAAATTATAGGGCTACTTCAACCCTGACCTAGAttctatataattaaataatcttGCAATCATGCAGTCAATAGATTAAAGATACTTTGATCTGAATTCAATTGTTCACATTTAGAGTCTGTATGGTTCTATATAGAGGaatgaaaaatttaataaaacgGATGAAAGTAGAGACAATGTTAATTCaaagagaaaattaataaattttaataattttatatttagttcaatgacatgaaaaaatttaaattgtattttagttGTATTGAATTTCTCTTCTCTTCTTTGAATTCTCCCAAAATAGAGAAAGAATAAAATTTCACCCCATTCAAATTCCTCTAAACAAATGTAACTAATAGATTAAAGGTACAAAGTTGCTAAGGTTTTAAGCCTCAAAATTTTAggtctaaaaaattaaatttagttatAAATGTGTATAATAATActgattaattataaaaattcaactatttcacttgtatttaaaaaaattatactataaCATCTATTTTATAACTCTAAATACGTTGGAAGGGTGAGGCATCTGGAAAAGAGTGAATGGTGAGATTGATAAGATGTGATAAGATTGAGGACAAGTAA
The genomic region above belongs to Cicer arietinum cultivar CDC Frontier isolate Library 1 chromosome 4, Cicar.CDCFrontier_v2.0, whole genome shotgun sequence and contains:
- the LOC101504911 gene encoding probable carboxylesterase 6 codes for the protein MTALTSNLSLNTQYGTKDYQQQHGSSSSSSYVVEEIKGLIKVHKDGYVERPNIVPFVTCDLNPNLNIISRDIIIDNVTNIWARFYVPISQKKLPLLIYFHGGGFCVGSAAWSCYHDFLAKLSSKVECLIMSVNYRLAPENPLPAPYDDGLKALTWLKQKLLYQNEANDECEWWIKNCNFSSVFLGGDSAGGNIAYNVAKRVFSCESVILKPLKLKGLILIQPFFGGEVRTISEKCMVQLSGSALNLEAYDTYWRLALPYGEDRDHPWCNPLMKLEELKVLMMPCLVCISEMDILKDRNLEFCDALRREGKRVECEVFKDVGHAFQILSKSKVSNIRAIQMMARVKSFISI
- the LOC101505539 gene encoding transcription factor TGA2.3-like isoform X4 produces the protein MQSFNATEPASPFYSHSSFLFRGDEFNLNPTSFFDPHPSFQQHHTVDLTSSSVFGEKSSNVAVVANNLQYGTFNTRIGSASSGMADNTQNTEDTSTTDIDDKNNNQCFSTVSWCNGVENGNLVVVDSKDQCKTKDNNAEEHKSLRRLAQNREAARKSRLRKKAYVQQLENSRVRLAQIEQELQQGVFVASGVTGDHGHSVVGNGTFAFDMDYARWVDENQRLINDIRSALNSQTGDNELHLLVDGVMAHYDELYRLKSIGAKADVFHILSGLWKTPAERCFMWLGGFRWSELLKIVRNHVEALTDQQLIGIYNLQHSSQQAEDALSQGMEALQQSLSETLSSNASGDVAEYMGQMAMAMAKLSTLETFLHQADLLRQQTLQQLRRILTAHQAARALLVINDFISRIRALNSLWLACPKEY
- the LOC101505539 gene encoding transcription factor TGA2.3-like isoform X2; the encoded protein is MQSFNATEPASPFYSHSSFLFRGDEFNLNPTSFFDPHPSFQQHHTVDLTSSSVFGEKSSNVAVVANNLQYGTFNTRIGSASSGMADNTQNTEDTSTTDIDDKNNNQCFSTVSWCNGVENGNLVVVDSKDQCKTKDNNAEEHKSLRRLAQNREAARKSRLRKKAYVQQLENSRVRLAQIEQELQQVRQQGVFVASGVTGDHGHSVVGNGTFAFDMDYARWVDENQRLINDIRSALNSQTGDNELHLLVDGVMAHYDELYRLKSIGAKADVFHILSGLWKTPAERCFMWLGGFRWSELLKIVRNHVEALTDQQLIGIYNLQHSSQQAEDALSQGMEALQQSLSETLSSNASGDVAEYMGQMAMAMAKLSTLETFLHQADLLRQQTLQQLRRILTAHQAARALLVINDFISRIRALNSLWLACPKEY
- the LOC101505539 gene encoding transcription factor TGA2.3-like isoform X3: MQSFNATEPASPFYSHSSFLFRGDEFNLNPTSFFDPHPSFQQHHTVDLTSSSVFGEKSSNVAVVANNLQYGTFNTRIGSASSGMADNTQNTEDTSTTDIDDKNNNQCFSTVSWCNGVENGNLVVVDSKDQCKTKDNNAEEHKSLRRLAQNREAARKSRLRKKAYVQQLENSRVRLAQIEQELQQGVFVASGVTGDHGHSVVGNGNSGTFAFDMDYARWVDENQRLINDIRSALNSQTGDNELHLLVDGVMAHYDELYRLKSIGAKADVFHILSGLWKTPAERCFMWLGGFRWSELLKIVRNHVEALTDQQLIGIYNLQHSSQQAEDALSQGMEALQQSLSETLSSNASGDVAEYMGQMAMAMAKLSTLETFLHQADLLRQQTLQQLRRILTAHQAARALLVINDFISRIRALNSLWLACPKEY
- the LOC101505539 gene encoding transcription factor TGA2.3-like isoform X1, whose protein sequence is MQSFNATEPASPFYSHSSFLFRGDEFNLNPTSFFDPHPSFQQHHTVDLTSSSVFGEKSSNVAVVANNLQYGTFNTRIGSASSGMADNTQNTEDTSTTDIDDKNNNQCFSTVSWCNGVENGNLVVVDSKDQCKTKDNNAEEHKSLRRLAQNREAARKSRLRKKAYVQQLENSRVRLAQIEQELQQVRQQGVFVASGVTGDHGHSVVGNGNSGTFAFDMDYARWVDENQRLINDIRSALNSQTGDNELHLLVDGVMAHYDELYRLKSIGAKADVFHILSGLWKTPAERCFMWLGGFRWSELLKIVRNHVEALTDQQLIGIYNLQHSSQQAEDALSQGMEALQQSLSETLSSNASGDVAEYMGQMAMAMAKLSTLETFLHQADLLRQQTLQQLRRILTAHQAARALLVINDFISRIRALNSLWLACPKEY